The following proteins are encoded in a genomic region of Oncorhynchus kisutch isolate 150728-3 linkage group LG4, Okis_V2, whole genome shotgun sequence:
- the LOC109888787 gene encoding uncharacterized protein LOC109888787 — MEHNNGDTSSWAMQRRMEGLVNKHMADIALETLQQRLSAVSDEMNNLAEHVSRRSEDIPKDDISRRPDVNFDVESLSATFSTGGVGEKLLMPGTSSSAETAAQRKIISLLVEIKEEQQRQWAVLRELQARVQGQSFTEVEEEVEALDIDIPLRTMEQLDDTERHLEDAGAQKRMVSHLSRMGGATVDDAVRRLMQAVLSFAVGSELNWVGRGQKRSFRNTRLQGVLFRALKRTPVGKEATHHQFADVVKKWLRYTPFRQGGSGRRLYKPPVEFLCPNECVGLPTHLPTHPQ; from the exons atgGAGCATAATAATGGAGATACTTCTAGCTGGGCGATGCAGCGACGTATGGAAGGTTTGGTCAACAAACACATGGCAGACATAGCCCTAGAAACACTCCAGCAGAGACTTTCAGCTGTGTCCGACGAAATGAACAATCTTGCGGAACATGTCTCGAGACGCTCGGAGGATATTCCCAAAGATGATATTTCAAGACGACCTGATGTCAACTTTGACGTTGAGTCCCTGAGTGCGACGTTTAGCACGGGTGGTGTTGGGGAAAAGTTGTTGATGCCAGGTACCTCGTCATCAGCAG AGACGGCTGCCCAGCGTAAGATCATCTCCTTGCTGGTGGAGATCAAGGAGGAGCAGCAGAGACAGTGGGCAGTGTTGAGGGAGCTGCAGGCCAGGGTTCAGGGCCAGAGCTTTACggaggtagaagaggaggtggaggctCTAGACATCGACATCCCGCTGAGGACCATGGAGCAGCTAGATGACACAGAGAGGCACCTGGAGGATGCCGGAGCACAGAAGAGAATG gtGTCTCACCTGTCACGGATGGGCGGGGCCACAGTGGATGATGCAGTGCGAAGGCTCATGCAGGCTGTGCTATCTTTCGCTGTGGGCTCTGAGCTCAACTGGGTGGGCCGCGGCCAGAAAAGGAGCTTCAGAAACACCCGCCTCCAAGGGGTTCTCTTCC GTGCTCTGAAAAGAACCCCTGTGGGCAAAGAGGCCACACATCATCAGTTTGCAGACGTGGTGAAGAAATGGCTGCGGTACACCCCAttcagacagggagggagtggtCGACGGCTTTACAAACCACCTGTCGAGTTCCTGTGTCCAAATGAATGTGTAGGTCTGCCTACACATCTGCCTACACATCCACAGTAA